In Hahella sp. KA22, one genomic interval encodes:
- the der gene encoding ribosome biogenesis GTPase Der codes for MKPVIALVGRPNVGKSTLFNRMTRSRDAIVADLPGLTRDRKYGEGELEGKHYIVVDTGGITGEEQGIDAAMAGQSFTAMNEADVVLFVVDAQAGVTPADEMIAKELRVRGKPTILVVNKIDGMQPEVAAADFFAMGFQEYMYTAASHNRGVRSLLEKALEPFPEQESLEGEDDSGIRIGIIGRPNVGKSTLVNRLLGEDRVVVFDQPGTTRDSVYIPYERLGERYTLIDTAGVRRRKNVSEAVEKFSIVKTLQAIKDAHVVMLVLDAREGIVDQDLHLLGFAIEAGRALVLAINKWDGMSQDDKDNVRREIDRRMGFVEYAQIHFISALHGTGVGHLYESVHECFDSAMAKWSTNQLTTLLEDAVSQHQPPMVNGRRIKLRYAHQGGSNPPLIIVHGNQTDALPNSYKRYLENTFRKVLKVVGTPIRFEFRSGENPFAGRKNKLSPRQQKKKERLMKHVKKLKHKQKRKKSR; via the coding sequence ATGAAACCGGTAATCGCCCTCGTGGGGCGGCCAAATGTTGGCAAGTCCACGCTGTTTAATCGCATGACCCGTAGTCGTGACGCTATCGTCGCTGACTTGCCGGGCCTGACCCGCGACCGTAAATACGGCGAAGGCGAGTTGGAAGGCAAACACTATATTGTCGTTGATACCGGGGGGATTACCGGAGAAGAGCAGGGCATAGACGCCGCCATGGCGGGGCAGTCATTCACCGCCATGAACGAGGCGGATGTGGTGCTGTTTGTGGTGGACGCGCAAGCAGGCGTTACGCCCGCAGACGAAATGATCGCCAAAGAATTGCGCGTACGTGGTAAGCCCACCATTTTAGTGGTGAACAAAATTGATGGTATGCAGCCGGAAGTGGCGGCGGCGGACTTTTTCGCGATGGGTTTTCAGGAGTACATGTACACGGCTGCCTCACATAACCGCGGTGTGCGTTCATTGCTCGAAAAAGCGTTAGAGCCGTTTCCGGAGCAGGAGTCGCTGGAAGGCGAAGATGACTCCGGTATCCGCATTGGCATTATCGGTCGCCCCAACGTTGGTAAATCAACGTTGGTGAACCGTTTGTTGGGTGAAGATCGAGTTGTGGTATTCGACCAGCCCGGCACCACCAGGGACTCGGTCTATATTCCTTACGAGCGGTTGGGCGAGCGGTACACCCTGATTGATACAGCAGGGGTGCGTCGGCGTAAGAACGTCAGCGAGGCGGTGGAAAAATTCTCTATAGTGAAGACCTTGCAGGCGATCAAGGACGCGCATGTGGTTATGCTGGTCCTGGACGCTCGTGAGGGCATTGTTGACCAGGATTTGCATTTGCTTGGTTTCGCCATTGAAGCCGGGCGCGCTTTGGTTCTGGCGATCAACAAGTGGGACGGTATGTCCCAGGACGACAAGGATAACGTGCGTCGTGAGATTGATCGACGCATGGGGTTTGTGGAATACGCGCAGATCCACTTTATTTCCGCGTTGCATGGCACTGGCGTTGGGCACTTGTACGAGTCAGTGCATGAGTGTTTTGACAGCGCTATGGCCAAGTGGTCCACCAATCAGCTAACCACCCTGTTGGAAGACGCTGTTTCCCAGCATCAGCCGCCAATGGTCAATGGACGTCGCATCAAGTTGCGTTATGCGCACCAAGGCGGCTCGAATCCCCCGCTTATCATTGTGCATGGCAACCAGACTGACGCTCTGCCAAACAGCTACAAGCGTTATCTGGAGAACACTTTCCGCAAAGTGCTAAAAGTGGTCGGTACGCCTATTCGCTTTGAATTCCGTAGCGGTGAGAACCCCTTTGCAGGTAGAAAGAACAAGCTTTCGCCACGTCAACAGAAGAAAAAAGAGCGCTTGATGAAGCACGTTAAGAAGCTCAAACATAAGCAGAAACGCAAGAAATCCCGCTAA
- the bamB gene encoding outer membrane protein assembly factor BamB translates to MKFRIQWRLLGALFFVMAGLLNGCGSDDVRPDPAELKSFTPEIELKRLWSRSIGDGQDEQFLKFAPFVVDDKIYANDIDGEVYAIDLESGKRLWDIDLDEPLVGGVGGDYRRVFVATLDGELLALNREDGEILWRAPTSSEVLAPAVSGSGKAIVQTLDGKLAAYEVEDGKKLWEFASNEPALTLRGTSKPVLLQDGVISGMANGSVVAVSVNDGQLYWEQRVATPKGRTELERLVDIDGDVLVQDGALFAVSYQGQLSRLSPMNGKEEWSMPMSSYVTPGIGFTNIYVSTTEGDVVAVDRNSKKEIWRQSDLSYRELSSPVVWGNYLAVGDLEGYVHILSQVDGRMLARIHPAGEPIQAAPLIYGNHLIILGSDGDLSVWDIK, encoded by the coding sequence ATGAAGTTCCGAATTCAATGGCGCCTGTTAGGGGCGCTTTTTTTCGTTATGGCAGGGTTATTGAACGGTTGTGGCAGTGATGATGTACGTCCCGACCCCGCTGAGCTGAAATCCTTCACTCCCGAGATAGAGCTGAAGCGCCTATGGTCCCGCTCTATCGGCGACGGGCAGGATGAGCAGTTTTTGAAGTTCGCGCCTTTTGTCGTTGATGACAAAATATACGCTAACGATATTGACGGCGAAGTCTATGCAATTGATCTGGAAAGCGGTAAACGTCTGTGGGATATCGACCTGGATGAGCCGTTGGTTGGCGGCGTAGGGGGCGACTATCGCAGAGTCTTCGTCGCCACCCTTGACGGCGAGTTGCTGGCGTTGAATAGGGAAGATGGAGAAATCCTGTGGCGCGCGCCTACGTCCAGTGAAGTGTTGGCCCCTGCTGTATCCGGTTCAGGCAAAGCCATTGTGCAGACGCTGGATGGAAAATTGGCCGCCTATGAAGTAGAAGACGGCAAGAAGTTGTGGGAATTCGCCAGTAATGAACCTGCATTGACTTTACGGGGCACCTCGAAGCCAGTGTTGCTGCAGGACGGCGTCATTTCCGGTATGGCGAATGGTTCCGTCGTCGCCGTCAGCGTCAACGATGGTCAGCTATACTGGGAACAGCGCGTAGCGACGCCTAAGGGGCGTACTGAGCTTGAGCGTCTCGTGGATATTGATGGCGATGTCCTGGTTCAGGATGGCGCACTGTTCGCGGTTTCCTATCAGGGCCAGCTGTCACGTCTGAGTCCGATGAATGGCAAGGAAGAGTGGTCTATGCCTATGTCCAGCTATGTGACGCCTGGCATTGGGTTCACCAATATCTATGTTTCCACGACTGAAGGAGATGTGGTCGCCGTAGACAGAAATTCCAAAAAGGAAATTTGGCGACAGTCTGATTTGTCCTATCGCGAGCTGTCATCCCCTGTCGTTTGGGGTAACTATCTGGCGGTGGGCGATCTGGAAGGCTATGTGCATATACTGTCGCAAGTAGATGGCCGCATGCTGGCGCGGATTCATCCTGCTGGCGAACCCATACAGGCCGCCCCGCTGATTTATGGTAATCATCTGATTATTCTGGGCAGCGATGGCGACTTGAGCGTTTGGGACATTAAGTAA
- a CDS encoding tetratricopeptide repeat protein: protein MDSLRTEEEQIAAIKSWWKENGNALLIGIGLALAAIFGWKAYQQNELQKKEEASQMYQELVQAAGAAQVSADEKSQANITFLATELQTKFPGTTYALYAKLFEAQQAVEKKDFAGAETALKTAASETEDEALKRVVSLRLARVLAAQQKFDDALAALKVQKGDAFYSHFQELAGDILKMKGSRAEAKVAYEQALADAKEHELPTELLQIKLNDLADV from the coding sequence GTGGATTCATTGCGCACAGAAGAAGAACAAATCGCCGCCATTAAGAGTTGGTGGAAGGAAAACGGCAATGCGCTCTTGATTGGCATCGGGTTGGCTCTGGCTGCGATTTTCGGCTGGAAAGCTTATCAGCAGAACGAACTGCAAAAGAAAGAAGAGGCGTCGCAGATGTACCAGGAACTGGTGCAGGCGGCTGGCGCGGCGCAAGTCTCTGCTGACGAAAAGTCTCAGGCTAACATTACGTTCCTGGCGACTGAGCTTCAGACCAAGTTTCCAGGCACAACTTATGCGCTTTATGCAAAGTTGTTTGAAGCGCAGCAAGCGGTAGAGAAAAAGGATTTTGCTGGTGCGGAAACCGCATTGAAAACAGCTGCGTCGGAGACTGAAGACGAGGCGCTCAAGCGTGTAGTGTCTTTGCGCTTGGCGCGTGTTTTGGCGGCGCAGCAGAAATTTGATGATGCGCTGGCGGCCTTGAAAGTGCAGAAAGGCGATGCGTTTTACTCTCACTTTCAGGAGCTCGCTGGAGATATTCTGAAGATGAAGGGAAGTCGTGCGGAAGCCAAGGTGGCCTATGAGCAGGCGTTGGCTGACGCAAAAGAGCATGAGTTGCCGACTGAGCTGTTGCAAATTAAGTTGAACGATTTGGCGGACGTATAA
- the hisS gene encoding histidine--tRNA ligase has protein sequence MLARIQAIRGMNDVLPEQTPVWRYLEETARCLFEQYGIEEIRMPIVEQTDLFKRSIGEVTDIVEKEMYTFEDRNGDSLTLRPEGTAGCVRAGEEHGLLFNQTRRLWYSGPMFRHERPQKGRYRQFHQIGVECFGFNGPDIDAELIIMTARLWKKLGLSEHVQLHINSIGSAEARAEYRQALVAYLSQYEEQLDEDSRRRLSTNPLRILDSKDAKTQEILKNAPLFNDFLDAESAQHFAGLRAFLDRAGLSYTVNPKLVRGLDYYGKTVFEWITDSLGAQGTVCAGGRYDGLVAQLGGKGTPGVGFAMGVERLVLMLETLSLTPASLQDRADFFIAALGEGAEAYAFDVAEQLRDLQQNVRVVMNCGGGSFKAQMKKADKSTAAYALLLGENEVNQREVTIKPLRTDQEQKTLSLEEFIQRAPQMI, from the coding sequence ATTTTGGCGCGTATTCAGGCTATTCGGGGCATGAACGATGTGCTGCCAGAGCAAACGCCAGTCTGGCGTTATCTGGAAGAAACAGCACGTTGCCTGTTTGAACAATATGGCATTGAAGAAATCAGAATGCCGATTGTCGAGCAGACGGATCTGTTCAAGCGCTCAATTGGCGAAGTGACGGATATCGTCGAAAAGGAAATGTACACCTTTGAAGATCGCAACGGAGACAGCCTGACCTTGCGTCCAGAGGGAACGGCTGGATGCGTGCGCGCAGGGGAAGAGCATGGGTTGTTGTTTAATCAAACTCGCCGCCTCTGGTATAGCGGCCCCATGTTCCGTCATGAGCGGCCTCAAAAAGGCCGTTATCGTCAGTTTCATCAAATTGGCGTGGAGTGTTTCGGCTTCAACGGTCCAGATATCGACGCCGAGCTGATCATCATGACCGCCCGATTATGGAAGAAGCTTGGACTTTCCGAACATGTCCAGCTGCACATCAACTCCATTGGTAGCGCGGAAGCGCGAGCGGAATATCGGCAGGCTTTGGTTGCATATCTGAGCCAGTATGAGGAGCAGCTTGACGAGGATAGTCGGCGCAGGCTGTCCACTAATCCTCTGCGTATATTGGATAGCAAAGACGCCAAGACTCAGGAAATTCTCAAGAATGCGCCACTGTTCAACGACTTTTTGGATGCAGAGTCCGCCCAGCATTTTGCTGGACTTAGGGCGTTTCTGGACAGGGCTGGTTTGAGCTATACCGTAAACCCGAAACTGGTTCGCGGACTGGATTATTACGGTAAGACCGTTTTTGAATGGATCACCGATTCGCTTGGAGCGCAAGGCACTGTTTGCGCCGGCGGCCGCTATGATGGCCTGGTTGCGCAGTTGGGTGGCAAAGGTACGCCTGGAGTTGGTTTCGCCATGGGTGTTGAGCGCTTGGTGCTGATGCTGGAAACCTTAAGCCTGACCCCCGCCAGTTTGCAGGATCGTGCGGATTTCTTTATAGCAGCGCTTGGCGAAGGAGCGGAGGCGTACGCTTTCGACGTCGCTGAACAGTTGAGAGACCTGCAGCAGAATGTCCGCGTCGTTATGAACTGCGGAGGCGGCAGCTTTAAGGCCCAGATGAAAAAAGCAGACAAGAGCACGGCGGCTTATGCGCTTTTGCTGGGTGAGAACGAAGTTAATCAGCGTGAAGTAACGATTAAGCCTCTTCGCACTGATCAGGAACAAAAAACGCTGTCGCTGGAAGAGTTTATCCAGCGCGCGCCACAAATGATTTAA
- the ispG gene encoding flavodoxin-dependent (E)-4-hydroxy-3-methylbut-2-enyl-diphosphate synthase, producing MHFESPIKRRRSRQIMVGAVPVGGDAPIAVQSMTNTETCDVDATVAQIEKLQQAGADIVRVSVPTMDAAEAFAAIKQRVTLPLVADIHFDYKIALRVAEVGVDCLRINPGNIGREDRVQAVISAAKDNGIPIRIGVNAGSLEKDLQKKYGEPTPEALVESAMRHIDILDRHDFQNFKVSLKASDVFMTVAAYRQIAGQIEQPLHLGITEAGGFRSGAVKSAIGLGMLLMDGIGDTIRVSLAADPVEEIRVGYDILKSLKLRTKGINFIACPSCSRQNFDVIKTMNELERRLEDINTPLDVAVIGCVVNGPGEAKEADVGLTGGSPSNLIYVGGKPDHKLNNDELVERFESLIRSKAAAKQEELDALIAKG from the coding sequence ATGCATTTTGAGTCACCGATTAAGAGGCGACGTTCGCGCCAGATTATGGTCGGCGCTGTGCCGGTTGGTGGAGATGCGCCTATCGCTGTACAGTCTATGACGAACACTGAGACCTGCGATGTTGATGCGACTGTAGCGCAGATCGAAAAACTGCAGCAAGCCGGGGCGGATATTGTCCGAGTATCGGTTCCAACTATGGATGCGGCGGAAGCCTTTGCTGCTATCAAACAAAGAGTTACTTTACCTTTGGTGGCGGATATCCACTTCGACTACAAGATTGCGTTGCGGGTTGCGGAAGTCGGTGTGGACTGTCTCCGTATTAATCCGGGCAATATTGGCCGGGAAGACCGCGTGCAAGCCGTTATCAGCGCTGCCAAAGATAACGGCATTCCCATACGTATTGGGGTTAACGCCGGGTCGTTAGAGAAAGACTTGCAGAAGAAATATGGCGAACCTACGCCGGAAGCCCTGGTGGAATCCGCGATGCGCCATATTGATATTCTTGATCGTCATGACTTTCAGAACTTTAAGGTGAGTTTGAAAGCGTCAGATGTTTTCATGACCGTAGCAGCTTATCGCCAGATTGCAGGCCAGATTGAGCAACCACTCCATCTTGGTATTACCGAGGCGGGGGGATTCCGTTCTGGCGCTGTCAAATCCGCCATTGGGTTGGGAATGCTTCTGATGGACGGTATTGGCGATACGATTCGTGTTTCTCTAGCGGCGGACCCTGTCGAAGAGATTCGGGTTGGTTACGATATTCTCAAAAGTCTAAAACTGCGCACCAAGGGGATTAATTTTATCGCCTGCCCCAGTTGCTCCAGGCAGAATTTCGACGTGATCAAGACAATGAACGAGCTTGAGCGTCGTCTTGAGGATATCAACACGCCGCTTGACGTGGCGGTCATTGGCTGTGTCGTGAATGGACCAGGGGAAGCGAAAGAGGCGGACGTAGGTTTGACCGGCGGTTCACCTTCCAATTTGATTTACGTGGGCGGTAAGCCAGACCACAAACTGAATAATGATGAGTTGGTTGAGCGTTTTGAATCGTTGATCCGCAGCAAAGCCGCAGCTAAGCAAGAAGAGCTGGACGCGTTGATCGCAAAAGGGTAA
- a CDS encoding RodZ domain-containing protein, with product MSSEAASNPAANDRPGSRLRQARENLGWSIPETAERLHVIPRYVKAIEDGEHSQLPGLVFLKGYVRAYARLVNLSEDRVIEALEQELSLEDGGFTEERSAPTPSYEEKPKSGGGLWLIILALAVAAGLIYFFLSGRELVPSGNSESTVQETDASSENEAVPGSDSGDVVEPLVPAVEQDASDTEVEPILLDSSSREEDDQEPSPEDFLQPEDVGASEASTNEHAPAAAEIPASIESAPSAASESSAPQPAIGKVAVRATFVGDCWFDLRDKSNNRVVGLYRQGDVVDFQGEYPLRFIIGAVDAVKLEVNGNPLDFGQYRVRNNRVEMTLER from the coding sequence ATGTCGTCCGAGGCCGCATCCAACCCCGCCGCCAATGATCGACCGGGCAGCCGATTGCGCCAGGCTCGGGAGAATTTGGGCTGGAGCATTCCGGAAACAGCCGAGCGACTGCATGTTATTCCACGTTATGTGAAAGCCATTGAGGATGGCGAACACAGTCAGTTGCCTGGCTTGGTGTTCTTGAAAGGGTATGTTAGAGCATACGCCCGGTTGGTCAATCTCTCCGAGGACCGGGTGATTGAAGCTCTGGAGCAGGAATTATCCCTGGAAGACGGCGGGTTTACAGAAGAAAGATCAGCTCCTACGCCATCCTATGAGGAGAAGCCTAAGAGTGGCGGAGGGTTGTGGCTGATAATACTGGCGTTGGCGGTTGCGGCGGGACTCATTTACTTTTTTCTCTCAGGGCGAGAGTTAGTACCCTCAGGGAACTCTGAGTCTACGGTGCAGGAGACTGACGCTTCAAGCGAAAATGAGGCTGTGCCTGGCAGTGACAGTGGCGATGTAGTTGAACCGCTAGTCCCAGCTGTTGAGCAAGATGCCTCCGACACTGAGGTTGAGCCAATACTGCTGGACAGTTCAAGTCGCGAGGAAGATGATCAGGAACCGTCCCCTGAAGATTTTCTACAGCCAGAAGATGTCGGCGCTTCTGAGGCCTCTACAAATGAGCATGCTCCGGCGGCGGCTGAGATCCCTGCTTCCATTGAGTCGGCGCCTTCTGCAGCGTCTGAGTCCTCAGCGCCTCAACCTGCAATAGGTAAAGTTGCTGTTCGGGCGACATTTGTTGGGGATTGCTGGTTTGATTTGAGAGATAAGAGCAACAACCGCGTTGTGGGTTTATACCGCCAAGGCGATGTGGTTGACTTTCAAGGGGAGTACCCTTTGCGCTTTATTATCGGCGCGGTGGACGCTGTGAAGCTGGAGGTGAATGGCAATCCTCTGGATTTCGGGCAATACCGAGTACGCAATAACCGTGTTGAAATGACCTTGGAACGTTGA
- the pilW gene encoding type IV pilus biogenesis/stability protein PilW → MKVKQELITKLRKMENVKRTIKTVVLAVVLGGVLAGCVTTVTGPYTNKASEDKAVQQYVQLGLAYYQQGDLDSALQKLQRALEIKPDNAEAQAALGLVYQRQKEPLLAEKQFKSALRSDPGFTRGRTYYAAYLYDQGRYKEAAEQLDKASEDVNYESRAQVFSNIGLIRLRLGETEQAIKAYEKSLTLKRGQPNVVLALASLYFGKGELSKANRMYAVHWETVRRGGASHTPASLALGIKIAREKKDLNEEASLMLLLKNMFPNSAEYKTMKGSS, encoded by the coding sequence TTGAAAGTAAAACAGGAATTGATAACTAAGTTGAGAAAAATGGAAAACGTCAAACGCACTATTAAAACTGTAGTATTGGCGGTTGTATTGGGGGGCGTACTTGCTGGGTGCGTTACGACTGTTACAGGGCCCTACACGAATAAAGCTTCTGAAGATAAGGCGGTTCAGCAATATGTTCAGTTAGGGTTGGCCTACTATCAGCAAGGTGACTTGGATAGCGCTCTGCAGAAATTGCAGCGCGCGTTGGAGATAAAGCCGGATAATGCCGAAGCTCAGGCTGCTCTGGGTCTAGTATATCAGAGACAGAAGGAACCTTTATTAGCTGAAAAACAATTTAAATCTGCGCTTCGTTCTGATCCTGGGTTTACGCGTGGACGCACTTATTATGCAGCGTATTTATATGATCAAGGACGTTATAAAGAGGCTGCGGAGCAACTTGATAAAGCATCTGAGGATGTGAACTATGAGAGTAGGGCCCAGGTATTCAGCAATATTGGGTTAATACGTTTACGACTAGGTGAAACAGAGCAGGCGATTAAGGCATACGAGAAGTCTCTGACTTTGAAGCGGGGGCAGCCTAATGTTGTTCTGGCTCTGGCATCCTTATATTTTGGAAAAGGTGAGCTATCAAAGGCGAATAGAATGTACGCTGTGCACTGGGAAACCGTGCGCAGAGGCGGGGCTTCACACACGCCCGCTAGCTTGGCGTTGGGAATTAAAATCGCCAGGGAGAAGAAGGATTTGAATGAGGAAGCATCTTTGATGTTATTGCTGAAGAATATGTTTCCCAACTCCGCCGAATATAAAACGATGAAAGGAAGTAGTTAA
- the rlmN gene encoding 23S rRNA (adenine(2503)-C(2))-methyltransferase RlmN, with protein sequence MSGPNAKINLLGMNRSDLESFFESLGEKKFRATQLMKWMYHLGVSDFDLMTNMSKALREKLKEVAEVSVPEVIYEDISADGTRKWVMRLAGGNSIETVYIPDNGRGTLCVSSQIGCSLDCSFCSTGKQGFNRNLSSAEIIGQLWIAARSFGDYDLSKERYVTNIVFMGMGEPLLNFDNVVRACDVMMDDFGFGISKRRLTVSTSGLVPALDKLGDVTDVSLAISLHAPNNPLRDVLVPVNKKYPIEELLAACHRYLSKLSDKRRITVEYTLIAGVNDSETHASELRDLLRDLPCKINLIPFNPFPNSGYERPSRNATLRFQKVLSDAGYVATVRTTRGDDIDAACGQLVGRVEDRTRRSQKYIPLQNINVSPDGRASA encoded by the coding sequence ATGTCAGGCCCCAACGCTAAAATTAACTTACTGGGAATGAATCGTTCCGATCTCGAGTCTTTTTTCGAGTCGTTGGGAGAGAAAAAATTCCGCGCCACTCAGTTGATGAAGTGGATGTATCACCTTGGCGTATCTGACTTTGACCTCATGACGAATATGAGTAAGGCGCTACGGGAAAAGCTGAAAGAAGTAGCTGAAGTGTCCGTGCCTGAAGTTATTTATGAAGATATTTCTGCTGACGGCACCCGTAAGTGGGTTATGCGATTGGCCGGCGGCAACAGTATTGAAACCGTTTATATTCCGGATAATGGCCGGGGTACATTGTGTGTTTCTTCGCAGATAGGATGCTCCCTCGATTGCAGTTTCTGTTCAACTGGAAAGCAGGGCTTCAACCGTAATTTGAGCTCCGCTGAAATAATCGGTCAGTTGTGGATAGCAGCGAGATCTTTCGGCGATTATGATCTTTCCAAAGAGCGCTACGTCACCAACATTGTCTTTATGGGAATGGGCGAGCCCTTATTGAATTTCGACAACGTCGTGCGCGCCTGCGATGTCATGATGGATGACTTTGGCTTCGGTATTTCCAAGCGCCGACTGACCGTCAGCACTTCTGGACTCGTTCCCGCCCTTGATAAGTTGGGCGATGTTACCGATGTCTCCCTCGCCATTTCCCTGCATGCGCCGAATAATCCGTTGCGAGATGTTCTGGTCCCGGTCAATAAAAAGTACCCGATAGAAGAACTGTTGGCGGCCTGCCATCGTTATTTGAGCAAACTGTCCGACAAGCGTCGTATTACAGTGGAATACACCCTGATTGCAGGTGTAAACGACAGCGAGACGCATGCCAGTGAGTTGCGCGACTTATTGCGCGACCTGCCATGCAAGATTAACCTGATTCCATTCAATCCGTTTCCTAACAGCGGTTATGAGCGCCCCTCCCGAAACGCGACATTAAGATTCCAAAAAGTACTGAGCGATGCGGGCTATGTCGCCACAGTTCGTACTACGCGCGGCGATGATATTGACGCAGCTTGCGGCCAGTTAGTGGGGCGCGTTGAGGATCGGACGCGGAGAAGTCAGAAATATATCCCTCTGCAAAACATTAACGTTTCCCCTGACGGCAGAGCTTCTGCTTAA
- the ndk gene encoding nucleoside-diphosphate kinase — protein sequence MAVERTLSIIKPDAVAKNVIGEIYSRFEKAGLRVVAAKMLHLSQEQAEGFYAEHKERGFFPDLVAFMTSGPVVVQALEGENAIALNRQLMGATNPKEAEPGTIRADFASSIDANAVHGSDSAASAEREVAYFFSENEICPRS from the coding sequence ATGGCCGTAGAACGTACGCTGTCAATCATCAAGCCCGACGCAGTGGCTAAAAATGTAATCGGCGAAATCTATTCGCGTTTTGAGAAAGCCGGTCTGCGCGTTGTGGCTGCAAAGATGCTGCACTTGTCGCAAGAGCAGGCTGAAGGCTTTTATGCTGAACACAAAGAGCGTGGATTTTTCCCAGACCTGGTTGCTTTCATGACTTCCGGTCCTGTTGTTGTTCAAGCGCTGGAAGGTGAAAACGCCATCGCTCTGAACCGTCAACTGATGGGCGCAACCAACCCGAAAGAAGCAGAGCCAGGCACAATTCGCGCAGACTTCGCTTCCTCTATTGACGCAAACGCGGTGCATGGTTCTGACTCTGCAGCGTCTGCTGAGCGGGAAGTGGCTTATTTCTTCAGCGAGAACGAAATCTGCCCACGCAGCTGA
- a CDS encoding IscS subfamily cysteine desulfurase — MKKPIYLDYAATTPVDPRVAEAMSNCLTLDGVFANPASRSHIYGWRAEEMVEKGRRQVADLIGADPREIVWTSGATEADNLAIKGVASRYVEKGRHIITSAIEHKAVLDPCAYLEKQGYEVTYLKPDKDGVISLESVRGALRDDTVLVSLMHANNELGSVNDIQAIGELLRGHQAFFHVDAAQSVGKLVVDMKTMPVDLLSCCAHKIYGPKGIGALYVRRNPFVGVDAQIHGGGHERGMRSGTLPTHQIVGMGVAFELAGQSLMEEAGRLTGLRDRLWRALSVLPEIHLNGSESNRLPGTLNISFGCVDGESLLMAMRDLAVSTGSACTSASLEPSYVLRGIGVPDELALSSLRISMGRFTQEEDVDVAADVIITAVNKLRELSPAWKAKLGS; from the coding sequence ATGAAGAAACCTATATATCTCGACTATGCCGCCACCACCCCGGTGGACCCCAGGGTCGCTGAGGCGATGAGCAATTGTTTGACGTTGGATGGCGTCTTCGCGAACCCGGCGTCCCGCTCGCATATTTACGGCTGGCGCGCAGAGGAGATGGTGGAGAAAGGGCGTCGCCAAGTAGCGGATTTGATTGGCGCTGATCCTCGGGAGATTGTTTGGACTTCCGGCGCCACAGAGGCGGATAATCTCGCCATCAAAGGCGTGGCGAGTCGTTATGTTGAAAAAGGTCGCCATATCATTACCAGTGCGATCGAGCACAAAGCTGTGCTGGATCCCTGTGCTTACCTGGAAAAACAGGGTTATGAAGTGACTTATCTGAAACCAGATAAGGATGGGGTCATCAGCCTGGAGTCAGTCAGAGGCGCATTGCGCGACGATACAGTTCTCGTTTCCCTGATGCACGCCAATAATGAACTGGGTAGCGTTAACGATATTCAGGCCATTGGTGAGCTGTTGCGTGGGCATCAAGCGTTTTTTCATGTAGATGCGGCGCAGTCCGTGGGCAAGTTGGTTGTCGATATGAAAACCATGCCTGTCGATTTGTTGTCCTGTTGCGCGCATAAAATATACGGGCCTAAAGGTATCGGTGCGCTCTACGTTCGAAGGAATCCATTTGTCGGCGTGGATGCGCAGATCCATGGTGGCGGCCATGAGCGGGGTATGCGTTCCGGTACGCTGCCAACCCACCAAATTGTTGGTATGGGAGTGGCTTTCGAGCTGGCTGGACAAAGCCTGATGGAAGAAGCTGGGCGACTGACAGGGTTGCGCGACAGATTGTGGCGGGCGTTGTCCGTATTGCCAGAAATCCATTTAAACGGTTCTGAATCCAATAGGCTACCGGGGACATTGAATATTAGTTTCGGATGTGTCGATGGCGAGTCGCTGCTGATGGCGATGAGAGACCTTGCGGTTTCAACCGGTTCGGCATGTACTTCTGCTTCGCTGGAGCCCTCCTATGTGTTGAGAGGGATAGGCGTACCGGATGAGTTGGCGCTCAGCTCCCTGCGTATTTCTATGGGACGTTTTACTCAGGAAGAAGACGTTGATGTCGCCGCGGATGTCATTATCACTGCAGTGAATAAGTTGCGCGAGTTGTCGCCTGCGTGGAAGGCGAAGCTGGGCAGTTAG